A stretch of the Actinotalea sp. JY-7876 genome encodes the following:
- a CDS encoding bifunctional 2-methylcitrate synthase/citrate synthase, with product MTQPRNGRPHDGARPGTPAPDAPPAPQVHRGLAGVVADTTQVSAVDPASSSLLYRGYPVTELAAACSVEQVAWLLWHGELPTPDELARLEDVERENRALAPHVREVVDALPASAHPMDVLRTAVSVMGAYAPVEDVGDPDALLESSVALFAGLPAVIAYDQRRRRGQDLVEPREDLGYAANFLHMTFGDVPDDVVLDAFRVSLVLYAEHSFNASTFTARVITSTLADVHSAVVGAIGALKGPLHGGANEAVMAMLSEIGDASRAQAWLDEALAGKRKIMGFGHRVYKNGDSRVPTMKAALDRLVAHTDRPDVAALYDALEQAMASRKAILPNLDYPSGPAYHLMGFDTATFTPLFVASRVLGWTAHVGEQRAANSLIRPLSAYTGPAERHL from the coding sequence ATGACCCAGCCACGCAACGGCCGGCCGCACGACGGGGCCCGGCCCGGCACGCCCGCGCCCGACGCGCCCCCTGCACCCCAGGTGCACCGGGGCCTCGCGGGCGTCGTCGCCGACACGACGCAGGTCTCGGCGGTCGACCCCGCGAGCAGCTCGCTGCTGTACCGGGGCTACCCGGTCACCGAGCTCGCCGCCGCGTGCTCGGTGGAGCAGGTGGCCTGGCTCCTGTGGCACGGCGAGCTGCCGACGCCGGACGAGCTCGCCCGCCTGGAGGACGTCGAGCGCGAGAACCGGGCCCTGGCGCCGCACGTGCGCGAGGTCGTCGACGCGCTCCCGGCGAGCGCGCACCCCATGGACGTGCTGCGCACCGCCGTGAGCGTCATGGGCGCGTACGCGCCGGTCGAGGACGTGGGGGACCCGGACGCGCTGCTGGAGTCCTCCGTGGCGCTCTTCGCGGGCCTGCCCGCGGTCATCGCCTACGACCAGCGCCGCCGCCGCGGCCAGGACCTCGTCGAGCCGCGCGAGGACCTGGGCTACGCCGCGAACTTCCTGCACATGACCTTCGGCGACGTGCCCGACGACGTCGTGCTCGACGCCTTCCGGGTCTCGCTGGTGCTCTACGCCGAGCACTCGTTCAACGCCTCGACGTTCACCGCGCGCGTCATCACCTCGACCCTCGCCGACGTGCACTCCGCGGTGGTCGGCGCGATCGGGGCGCTCAAGGGCCCGCTGCACGGCGGCGCGAACGAGGCCGTCATGGCCATGCTGAGCGAGATCGGCGACGCGAGCCGGGCGCAGGCGTGGCTGGACGAGGCGCTCGCCGGGAAGCGCAAGATCATGGGCTTCGGGCACCGCGTGTACAAGAACGGCGACTCGCGGGTGCCGACCATGAAGGCCGCGCTGGACCGCCTCGTCGCGCACACCGACCGGCCCGACGTCGCGGCGCTCTACGACGCGCTCGAGCAGGCGATGGCGAGCCGCAAGGCGATCCTGCCGAACCTGGACTACCCGTCCGGCCCCGCCTACCACCTCATGGGCTTCGACACCGCGACGTTCACGCCCCTGTTCGTGGCCAGCCGCGTCCTGGGGTGGACGGCGCACGTGGGTGAGCAGCGCGCCGCCAACTCGCTCATCCGCCCGCTCAGCGCGTACACGGGCCCGGCCGAGCGGCACCTGTGA
- a CDS encoding SpoIIE family protein phosphatase: MLVNDDEAADATVDAALVDLAATRIRSDLAVVAAGIGTFDWDLATGELAWDAQLREVFGVGDGGFDGTIEGFHRRVHPDDLARVTGALAEAVERCGEYAAEYRVVRPNGDLRWVQARGRALAGPSGAAARVIGAAYDSTGRRQGEARVGRVLESMSTAFFSLDRGFRFTYVNAEAERVLGAPRDRLLGGVLWELFPHAVGSAFEERYRGAMASGVPTSFEEFYPAPLDRWYDVRAWPDPDGLSVYFHDITARRETEERLRQAMARSALLADVASELASTLDPVEAVGRLARVVVPTLAQWCIVTLVDREASGPAWRRLRDVGSWHEDPEQRASVERYAALRLGTIDASSPVARALESAHPVVVRGDATEKITALLGSAEAREALARLAPTDVVVLPLVAKGRVLGLLSLYDVTGRRAGDASSLEEDLRTATDVAARAGLALDSARLYAQQRRVAEGLQRSLLTEPPQVDGLQIAVRYQPAARAARVGGDWYDAFRVRPGVLGLVIGDVVGHDIEAAAAMGQARSLLRGIAATTGGGPADLLSRLDTAFRTLELDLMATALVAEVEDHGATPDGVVLRWSSAGHPTPLVVLPGGEVRELGAADGVRPDLLLGVDPLRTRSQHVAVLPPGSTLLLFTDGLVERRGERYGVGLARLVTVLRETAADDLEAVCDAVLDRVLPEQPGDDVALAAVRLGS; this comes from the coding sequence GTGCTGGTGAACGACGACGAGGCGGCCGACGCCACGGTGGACGCGGCGCTCGTCGACCTCGCCGCGACCCGGATCCGCTCGGACCTCGCCGTCGTCGCCGCCGGGATCGGCACGTTCGACTGGGACCTCGCGACGGGCGAGCTCGCGTGGGACGCGCAGCTCCGCGAGGTGTTCGGCGTCGGGGACGGGGGCTTCGACGGCACGATCGAGGGCTTCCACCGTCGCGTGCACCCGGACGACCTCGCGCGCGTGACGGGAGCGCTCGCCGAGGCGGTCGAGCGGTGTGGTGAGTACGCGGCCGAGTACCGCGTGGTGCGCCCGAACGGCGACCTGCGGTGGGTCCAGGCGCGCGGCCGGGCGCTCGCCGGCCCGTCAGGAGCCGCCGCGCGCGTCATCGGCGCCGCGTACGACAGCACCGGCAGGCGCCAGGGCGAGGCGCGCGTGGGCCGCGTCCTGGAGTCGATGTCGACGGCCTTCTTCTCGCTCGACCGGGGCTTCCGCTTCACCTACGTCAACGCCGAGGCCGAGCGCGTGCTCGGCGCGCCGCGTGACCGGCTCCTCGGGGGCGTCCTGTGGGAGCTCTTCCCGCACGCCGTCGGCTCCGCGTTCGAGGAGCGGTACCGCGGCGCGATGGCGTCGGGCGTGCCGACGTCGTTCGAGGAGTTCTACCCGGCGCCGCTCGACCGCTGGTACGACGTGCGCGCGTGGCCCGACCCCGACGGGCTGTCGGTGTACTTCCACGACATCACGGCGCGCCGCGAGACGGAGGAGCGCCTGCGGCAGGCGATGGCGCGCAGCGCGCTCCTCGCCGACGTCGCCTCGGAGCTGGCCAGCACGCTCGACCCCGTGGAGGCGGTGGGGCGGCTGGCCCGCGTCGTGGTGCCCACGCTCGCGCAGTGGTGCATCGTCACGCTCGTGGACCGCGAGGCCAGCGGGCCCGCCTGGCGGCGCCTGCGCGACGTCGGCTCGTGGCACGAGGACCCGGAGCAGCGCGCCTCCGTCGAGCGGTACGCCGCCCTGCGGCTCGGCACCATCGACGCGTCGTCGCCCGTGGCGCGCGCGCTCGAGAGCGCGCATCCGGTGGTCGTCCGCGGTGACGCCACCGAGAAGATCACGGCGCTCCTCGGCTCGGCCGAGGCGCGGGAGGCGCTCGCGCGCCTCGCCCCCACCGACGTCGTGGTGCTGCCGCTCGTGGCCAAGGGCCGGGTCCTGGGGCTCCTGAGCCTCTACGACGTGACGGGGCGCCGCGCCGGTGACGCGTCCTCGCTCGAGGAGGACCTGCGGACCGCCACCGACGTCGCCGCCCGCGCCGGCCTGGCGCTGGACAGCGCGCGCCTGTACGCCCAGCAACGCCGCGTCGCCGAAGGGCTCCAGCGCTCGTTGCTGACCGAGCCGCCGCAGGTCGACGGGCTGCAGATCGCCGTGCGGTACCAGCCCGCCGCGCGCGCCGCCCGGGTGGGCGGCGACTGGTACGACGCGTTCCGGGTCCGTCCCGGCGTCCTCGGCCTGGTCATCGGCGACGTCGTCGGGCACGACATCGAGGCGGCGGCCGCGATGGGCCAGGCGCGCTCGCTCCTGCGCGGCATCGCGGCGACCACGGGCGGCGGTCCGGCGGACCTGCTGAGCCGGCTCGACACCGCCTTCCGGACGCTCGAGCTCGACCTCATGGCCACGGCGCTAGTCGCCGAGGTCGAGGACCACGGCGCGACGCCCGACGGCGTCGTGCTCCGCTGGTCCAGCGCCGGGCACCCCACGCCGCTGGTGGTCCTGCCCGGCGGCGAGGTGCGCGAGCTCGGGGCCGCGGACGGCGTGCGGCCCGACCTGCTGCTGGGCGTCGACCCCCTGCGCACGCGGAGCCAGCACGTCGCCGTGCTGCCGCCCGGCTCCACGCTCCTGCTGTTCACCGACGGCCTCGTCGAACGTCGCGGCGAGCGCTACGGCGTCGGTCTCGCGCGGCTCGTCACCGTGCTGCGCGAGACGGCG